In Saccharicrinis fermentans DSM 9555 = JCM 21142, a genomic segment contains:
- the rocD gene encoding ornithine--oxo-acid transaminase: MSNIHMTPQEYIEREDKFGAHNYHPLPVVLDRGEGIFVWDTEGKRYYDFLSAYSAVNQGHCHPKIIQALHEQAAKLTLTSRAFYSSVLGEFEEYITDYFGYDKVLPMNTGAEADETAIKLCRKWGYEKKGIEENKAKIIVCDGNFHGRTVTIISMSTDPDSYKGFGPYTPGFEVVPYNDLNALEKALQDPNVAGFLVEPIQGEAGVYVPEDGYLKKAYDLCKAKNVLFMADEVQTGIARTGKMLACDYEGVRPDVLILGKAVSGGVFPVSVVLADDDIMLCIKPGEHGSTYGGNPLGCKVAMAALQVIKDENLADNSARLGELFRQELSKLDSDMIELVRGKGLLNAVVIKPKNGKTAWDVCVAMKENGLIAKPTHGHIIRFAPPLVITEAELRKAIEIIKMTLTEFE, from the coding sequence ATGAGCAATATTCACATGACCCCGCAAGAATATATTGAGAGGGAAGATAAATTTGGTGCCCATAATTATCATCCTCTTCCGGTAGTTTTGGATAGGGGTGAAGGTATTTTTGTCTGGGATACTGAAGGAAAAAGGTATTATGATTTTCTTTCGGCTTATTCGGCTGTTAACCAAGGGCATTGTCATCCTAAAATTATTCAGGCACTCCATGAGCAAGCAGCGAAGTTAACGCTTACATCCAGGGCTTTTTATAGTAGTGTATTGGGGGAGTTTGAGGAATATATTACCGATTATTTCGGCTATGATAAAGTATTGCCCATGAATACCGGAGCTGAGGCTGATGAAACAGCCATCAAGTTATGCCGGAAGTGGGGGTATGAGAAAAAGGGAATTGAAGAAAATAAAGCCAAGATAATCGTCTGTGATGGTAACTTTCATGGTAGAACTGTGACCATTATCTCCATGTCTACAGACCCGGATTCTTATAAAGGCTTTGGTCCTTATACGCCTGGTTTTGAGGTAGTGCCATATAATGATCTGAATGCCTTGGAAAAAGCATTGCAGGATCCCAATGTAGCAGGATTTCTGGTTGAACCTATTCAGGGAGAGGCTGGTGTTTATGTGCCGGAAGATGGATATTTGAAGAAAGCCTATGATTTGTGTAAGGCTAAAAATGTGTTGTTTATGGCAGATGAGGTGCAGACAGGCATTGCGCGTACTGGTAAAATGTTGGCTTGTGATTATGAAGGTGTTCGGCCGGATGTGTTGATATTGGGTAAGGCAGTGTCTGGTGGTGTATTTCCTGTGTCAGTGGTATTAGCTGATGATGATATTATGCTCTGTATAAAGCCGGGTGAGCATGGTTCAACATATGGAGGTAATCCGCTGGGATGTAAGGTTGCTATGGCAGCATTGCAGGTAATTAAGGATGAGAACTTAGCCGATAATTCTGCACGTCTGGGAGAGTTATTTCGCCAAGAGTTATCAAAGCTGGATTCGGATATGATTGAGTTGGTCCGGGGTAAAGGTCTTTTGAATGCAGTAGTCATCAAGCCTAAAAATGGAAAAACAGCTTGGGATGTGTGTGTGGCTATGAAAGAGAATGGCTTGATTGCTAAGCCAACACATGGACATATTATTCGTTTTGCACCTCCTTTGGTCATCACAGAAGCGGAACTTAGAAAAGCCATCGAAATCATAAAAATGACCTTGACTGAGTTTGAATAA
- a CDS encoding TonB-dependent receptor, producing MLKKLFVLPLCVMCVLVVYAQKQVEISGVVKSEDGVLLDWVNIAVKGQPGGSITNEKGAFSIDVKSEFPVELVFSRLGYQVKNILLDSDAALRNLVVIMSSKRESIESVDVKAKRRSDQNFTAIDSRLSANLPDASGGSVEALVKTQMGVSSNNELSSQYRVRGGNFDENLVYVNDIEVYRPFLVRAGQQEGLSFVNPELVSDIQFSAGGFDARYGDKMSSVLDIKYKRPTAFAGSASASLLGGNVHLEGASSAGKFTHVTGLRYKTNQYLLGSSDVSGDYKPSFFDMQTYLSYRMNEKWRVGFLGNVSRNKYDFIPVDRETSFGTINEVKVLKIYFEGQEEDEFLTGFGAVSLDFSPNNDHNYKFLLSGYRTSEDERYDILGQYWLQELEDEETEPSEADKIASGIGVGSYLEHARNYLFGAITNIAFRGAHRLDANRIEWEVKYQYERFSDIINEWEMRDSADFNIPLDTDRLDMVYSYNSDHAIASNRFTAFVQSDRHATWGRNDVDIALGVRANYWDFNDELLISPRFGLTVKPEWEKDYRFKFSAGVYYQSPFYKEYRTRPDSQHNLQDGINDQIKAQQSIHFVSGFDHYFMRGDRPFKFSTELYYKKMKNLIPYQVDNVRIRYSALNNAVGYAAGIDLKVNGEFVKGVESWATLSLMRTEEDLEDDSYVDKSTGQVIYPGNIPRPSDQRLNFSLMFQDYFRNNPSFKVNLNFLYGTGLPFGPPHSERYLATNRMPAYRRVDIGFSKEMTGSELNKTSGALKNLWIGLEIFNLFDINNTISYFWVTDVNNRQYAVPNYLTGRRLNLKVLTRF from the coding sequence ATGCTTAAAAAACTATTTGTTTTACCCCTATGTGTGATGTGTGTATTGGTTGTTTATGCGCAAAAGCAGGTAGAAATAAGTGGGGTTGTTAAGTCTGAAGATGGCGTTTTACTTGATTGGGTGAATATAGCAGTTAAAGGACAGCCTGGCGGATCAATAACCAATGAAAAAGGGGCTTTTAGCATCGATGTAAAGTCTGAATTTCCTGTAGAGTTAGTATTTAGCAGACTAGGATATCAGGTCAAAAATATTCTTTTGGACAGTGATGCAGCGCTCAGGAATTTGGTCGTCATCATGTCTTCAAAAAGGGAGTCTATTGAGTCGGTGGATGTAAAAGCCAAGCGTAGAAGCGATCAGAACTTTACGGCCATTGACTCCAGGTTATCAGCCAATCTTCCAGATGCCTCAGGGGGTAGTGTTGAAGCCTTGGTAAAGACGCAGATGGGGGTGAGTTCCAATAATGAATTGAGTTCGCAGTACCGCGTTCGTGGAGGTAATTTTGATGAGAATCTGGTGTATGTGAATGACATAGAAGTGTATCGACCTTTTCTTGTGCGTGCCGGACAGCAAGAAGGACTTAGTTTTGTGAATCCTGAATTAGTATCTGATATTCAATTTTCGGCAGGTGGGTTCGATGCTCGTTATGGCGATAAGATGTCTTCGGTGCTAGATATAAAGTATAAGCGGCCTACTGCATTTGCGGGGAGTGCATCTGCTAGTCTGTTGGGTGGTAATGTGCACTTGGAAGGAGCTTCTTCTGCAGGGAAATTTACGCATGTAACTGGTCTACGTTATAAAACCAATCAATATTTACTGGGATCCAGCGATGTGTCGGGCGATTACAAACCGTCGTTCTTTGACATGCAGACTTATCTGAGCTATCGCATGAATGAAAAATGGCGAGTGGGATTTCTGGGTAATGTTTCAAGAAATAAATACGATTTTATACCTGTGGACAGAGAAACATCCTTTGGTACTATTAATGAGGTTAAGGTGTTGAAGATCTATTTTGAGGGGCAAGAGGAAGATGAATTTTTGACTGGTTTTGGTGCCGTTAGTCTTGATTTTTCGCCCAATAATGATCATAACTACAAATTTCTGCTCTCAGGCTATCGTACTTCAGAAGATGAACGATATGATATCCTTGGACAGTATTGGTTGCAAGAGCTGGAAGATGAAGAGACGGAACCGTCGGAAGCTGATAAAATAGCCTCAGGTATTGGTGTTGGCTCCTATCTTGAACATGCCCGTAATTATTTGTTTGGAGCCATTACCAATATAGCTTTTCGTGGCGCTCATCGTTTAGATGCAAACCGTATTGAATGGGAAGTAAAATATCAGTATGAACGATTTTCGGATATCATAAATGAATGGGAAATGAGGGATTCTGCTGATTTTAATATCCCTCTTGATACGGATAGATTGGATATGGTTTATTCCTACAATTCAGATCATGCTATTGCTTCCAATCGTTTTACTGCCTTTGTGCAGAGTGATAGACATGCAACATGGGGAAGAAACGATGTGGATATAGCCCTTGGTGTACGTGCCAATTATTGGGATTTTAATGATGAACTATTGATAAGCCCTAGATTCGGTCTTACAGTGAAGCCTGAATGGGAAAAGGACTATCGATTTAAATTTTCGGCAGGGGTGTATTATCAGTCGCCTTTTTATAAGGAATACCGGACGAGGCCTGATAGTCAGCATAATCTTCAGGATGGTATTAATGATCAAATTAAAGCACAGCAATCCATTCATTTTGTTAGCGGGTTTGATCATTATTTTATGAGGGGAGATAGGCCTTTTAAGTTCTCTACTGAATTGTACTATAAAAAAATGAAAAATCTGATTCCCTATCAGGTCGATAACGTGAGAATCAGGTATTCGGCTTTGAATAACGCGGTGGGATATGCGGCTGGTATCGACTTAAAGGTGAATGGTGAGTTTGTGAAAGGCGTGGAGTCCTGGGCTACCCTATCTTTGATGCGTACAGAGGAGGATTTGGAAGATGACTCGTATGTGGATAAAAGTACTGGTCAGGTGATATATCCGGGTAATATACCACGTCCTTCCGACCAACGATTGAATTTTAGTTTAATGTTTCAGGATTATTTTAGAAATAACCCCTCTTTTAAAGTTAACCTTAATTTTTTATATGGAACAGGCTTGCCTTTTGGTCCACCGCATTCCGAAAGATATTTGGCTACCAACCGGATGCCTGCGTACCGAAGAGTTGATATCGGTTTCTCTAAGGAGATGACAGGAAGTGAGTTGAATAAAACTAGTGGCGCCTTGAAAAACTTGTGGATCGGACTCGAGATATTTAATCTGTTTGATATCAATAATACCATTTCTTACTTCTGGGTGACGGATGTAAATAATAGGCAGTATGCGGTACCCAATTATCTGACAGGCAGGAGACTGAATTTGAAAGTGCTTACCCGTTTTTGA
- a CDS encoding NAD(P)-dependent oxidoreductase — protein sequence MKKKILISYKIPSVGFDVLGDNFEVIFPKDDQISDAELNEHIETCDAIVSVFGHQLSNEHITRASKLKLIANFGVGYDNIDIPFVSNRGITVTNTPDPVTEPTAELAMGLMVAVARKIGALNNQLRTADGVKVGVMKNLSTTLTGKTLGIVGMGAIGQALARRALAFGMHIIYHNRQPLPADIEGKYCTHRVPLETLLKDSDVVSLHTPLTTETKHLINFAEFNLMKNTAYIINTARGSVINQKALIAALQNKQIAGAGLDVFENEPHIPRELLTFNNVVATPHVGTATLETRKEMSILVSQIIRKFFTGELQNYIVNKNNLH from the coding sequence ATGAAAAAGAAAATACTGATAAGCTACAAGATCCCCAGCGTTGGATTTGACGTATTGGGAGACAATTTCGAAGTAATATTTCCTAAGGATGATCAAATCAGCGACGCTGAGCTAAATGAGCATATTGAAACCTGTGATGCCATTGTTTCTGTATTTGGTCATCAGCTATCAAACGAACACATCACCCGAGCCTCCAAACTAAAGTTAATAGCTAATTTCGGAGTAGGATATGACAATATTGACATCCCCTTTGTGAGCAACAGAGGCATTACTGTTACAAACACACCCGATCCGGTAACTGAGCCAACCGCCGAATTGGCCATGGGTTTAATGGTTGCAGTAGCCCGTAAGATAGGTGCCTTAAACAATCAGCTAAGAACAGCTGACGGTGTTAAAGTAGGTGTCATGAAAAACCTGAGTACCACACTTACAGGCAAAACACTCGGCATCGTAGGCATGGGTGCCATAGGTCAAGCCTTAGCGCGCAGAGCTCTCGCTTTTGGCATGCACATCATCTACCACAATCGACAACCATTACCTGCTGACATTGAAGGCAAATATTGCACACACAGAGTACCCCTTGAAACTCTTCTAAAGGACTCAGACGTAGTTTCTTTACATACCCCCCTAACTACTGAAACAAAACACTTAATTAACTTCGCTGAGTTTAACTTAATGAAAAACACGGCCTATATAATTAACACCGCACGCGGAAGCGTTATCAACCAGAAAGCGCTTATTGCCGCCTTACAAAACAAGCAGATCGCAGGTGCGGGCTTGGATGTTTTTGAAAACGAACCACATATTCCAAGAGAATTGTTGACATTTAACAATGTAGTTGCCACCCCCCATGTAGGAACTGCCACATTGGAAACAAGAAAAGAAATGAGTATATTAGTAAGCCAGATCATCCGAAAATTCTTTACTGGAGAATTACAGAACTATATTGTTAACAAAAACAATCTACATTAA
- a CDS encoding low molecular weight phosphatase family protein, with protein sequence MKKILVYTEKNAARSQMLQGWLNYYLKGKAEVLSAGGHIEPIQMLAQKAMMESVIDINKNKSVNLSDYQHEIFAYVIIADSSSPEDVLLSHEPGKIICHPFKNPALAQGSDQEKLLSYREVCNEIEDYAMEFAMKHFNILQ encoded by the coding sequence ATGAAAAAAATTCTTGTATACACCGAAAAAAATGCTGCCCGATCGCAAATGCTTCAAGGCTGGCTAAACTATTATCTAAAAGGGAAAGCCGAAGTTCTTAGTGCCGGTGGGCATATTGAGCCCATACAAATGTTGGCACAAAAAGCCATGATGGAATCCGTTATTGACATTAACAAAAACAAATCGGTTAACCTATCTGATTACCAACACGAAATATTTGCATATGTGATTATTGCCGATAGTTCATCACCCGAAGATGTACTATTAAGCCACGAGCCAGGAAAAATAATCTGTCACCCCTTTAAAAACCCTGCACTGGCACAAGGTTCCGATCAAGAAAAACTTTTATCCTACAGAGAGGTATGTAACGAAATTGAAGACTATGCCATGGAATTTGCCATGAAACACTTTAACATTCTGCAATAA
- a CDS encoding secondary thiamine-phosphate synthase enzyme YjbQ encodes MITQKQISLPEFSRGFHLISDFIESHLDLPDVGLLNLFIKHTSAGLTINENADPSVRADFETIMNTLIPENMPEYTHTLEGSDDMPSHVKSSIVGCSLTIPITNGRLNMGTWQGIYLCEFRNVGGRRNLIATIYS; translated from the coding sequence ATGATTACACAAAAGCAAATAAGTCTACCTGAATTCAGTCGGGGTTTTCACTTAATCAGCGACTTTATCGAATCTCACCTGGACCTTCCTGATGTCGGTCTACTGAATCTATTTATAAAGCACACGTCGGCAGGACTGACCATCAACGAAAATGCAGACCCTTCTGTACGTGCTGATTTTGAAACCATTATGAACACACTCATTCCCGAAAACATGCCAGAATACACACATACCCTTGAAGGCAGTGACGACATGCCTTCGCATGTAAAATCAAGTATTGTCGGTTGTTCGCTCACTATACCCATCACAAATGGACGTTTAAATATGGGAACATGGCAAGGAATTTACCTTTGCGAGTTTCGTAATGTTGGCGGACGCAGAAACCTAATCGCTACTATTTATTCCTAA